The Hevea brasiliensis isolate MT/VB/25A 57/8 chromosome 1, ASM3005281v1, whole genome shotgun sequence genome has a window encoding:
- the LOC110646973 gene encoding uncharacterized protein LOC110646973, which produces MQKHRSIGSKSFRQSSEKTELYRPKTPMGSAEDAPKTPLESAEEVKQWEEARCPICMEHPHNAVLLQCSSYDKGCHPYMCNTSYRHSNCLDQFCKSSVSSPSTLTIQGIPSARSNLNRTGQTNIYGRESEHKLSCPLCRGEIHGWFVIEPARKFMNSKARICSNATCDFSGNYLELRKHARSNHPSVRPSEVDPERQHDWRRMERESDLSDIVSLILAGGVEEEGDQTRLEHDSDFSDMVSMFQATNGGEEEVEEVEIEPESNSHALALQSLHNSIVSVMEIVGVAMVSMSGMGNEIENNHINRQNNFFRQNNDSRQDNFRQSNSSMQSTTTTGQISNGFRSNLYGSNYRENSYNNSLNSRQNNSFRGNNITERMHQSRVNNIRRRWDQQRYNVRRNRWNQQRWTEQ; this is translated from the coding sequence ATGCAAAAGCACAGGAGCATCGGTTCAAAGTCTTTTAGACAAAGTTCTGAGAAAACTGAACTGTACAGACCCAAAACACCAATGGGATCAGCTGAGGATGCACCCAAAACCCCATTGGAATCAGCTGAGGAGGTCAAGCAATGGGAGGAAGCTAGGTGTCCGATCTGCATGGAGCACCCTCATAATGCTGTTCTTTTACAATGTTCTTCTTACGATAAAGGTTGTCATCCTTATATGTGCAACACGAGCTACCGCCATTCAAATTGCCTTGATCAATTCTGCAAGTCATCTGTGTCATCCCCTTCGACATTAACAATACAAGGAATCCCCAGTGCTAGATCAAACTTGAATAGAACTGGGCAAACCAATATTTATGGGAGGGAGTCGGAGCATAAACTTAGTTGCCCTTTGTGTCGTGGAGAAATCCATGGATGGTTTGTGATAGAGCCTGCTAGAAAATTTATGAATTCCAAAGCAAGGATTTGTTCTAATGCAACTTGTGATTTTAGTGGGAATTATTTAGAACTTAGGAAGCATGCAAGGTCGAATCACCCTTCTGTCCGGCCATCAGAGGTGGATCCAGAACGGCAGCATGATTGGAGAAGGATGGAACGTGAAAGTGACCTTTCAGACATAGTTAGTTTGATCCTTGCTGGAGGAGTAGAAGAAGAAGGTGACCAGACAAGGCTGGAACATGACAGTGATTTTTCAGACATGGTTAGTATGTTCCAGGCAACAAATGGGGGAGAAGAAGAGGTAGAAGAAGTGGAGATAGAACCTGAATCCAATTCTCATGCACTTGCTCttcaatctttacataattcaatCGTCTCAGTCATGGAAATCGTCGGAGTCGCTATGGTGTCTATGTCAGGGATGGGCAATGAAATTGAGAATAATCACATAAATAGACAAAATAACTTCTTTAGACAGAATAACGATTCCAGACAGGACAACTTTAGACAGAGCAATAGTTCTATGCAGAGCACCACTACCACCGGACAGATAAGTAACGGTTTCAGAAGCAACCTTTATGGGAGTAACTATAGAGAGAACAGTTATAATAACAGTCTCAACTCTAGACAGAACAACAGTTTTAGGGGCAATAATATCACAGAGAGAATGCACCAGAGCCGGGTCAACAATATTAGAAGAAGATGGGATCAGCAGAGGTACAATGTTAGGAGAAACAGATGGAATCAACAGCGTTGGACAGAACAATAA